The genomic interval TACCCGGCCTTTCAGGAATGTCTGGCTGATTCGCACCAACGGGTGGTCGGTCCGGCGGATGACCTAGAAGAAGTCGCGCTCAGTCTACCGGATATGGTCACCTGAAGAGCGCCCACGATGTGGGGCAGTGATTTGACATTCTTCCAACCTCTGATTAAGGTGAAGCACGTTTTTTTATCTCATCAGAGGAGGTTCTTTAACAATGAAACTCAGAGCAGTCGGCTACCGTCGCGTCTCGACCGAAGACCAGGCGGAAGCCGGCCACAGCCTTGATGCTCAGCAGCGGGCCATCGAGGAATTCATTGGTCAAAAAGGTTGGCAACTCGGCCCCATCTATACGGACGCCGGGTTATCCGGCCGGCTTGACCAGCGCCCGGCTCTGCGCCAACTCTTGCAGGGGGCGTCATCCGGTCACTTTGATGTGGTGGTGGTGCATGCTATTGACCGGTTCTATCGTTCCTTGACCGGCCTTCTGTCAGCCATCGAACTACTCAACCGCCACAACGTGGGTTTTGTCTCTATCACCGAGAACCTGGACTTCACCACTCCCTGGGGCAAATTGACCCTGGCGGTGTTGGGCACGCTGGCCGAGATTTACATCGACAAGCTCAGTGCCGAAACCAAAAAGGGCAAACGCGAACGCGCCCGTAAGGGTCTCTACAACGGCTCGATCCCTTTCGGCTATTGCACCGGATGCTGTTCAGAATGTGCCGATCCCAATGGCCCCGGTTATTGTCCCCACGTCGGCCGGCCCGATCGAGGTGACGGGGAACATCTCATCGCCCATCCTATCGAAGCCGTCGGGGTGCGACGGGCCTACAAACTGAGCGCAACCGGGCTCTACACCGACCGCGATGTGGCCGATATCCTGAATCAGCAAACGGTTCGCTACCAGGGGCAGAACTATATCCTGCGACCCAAGCGCCGGCCCGGCGATGTGCGCCGTTTCGGGCCACCAGTATTTGGAAAGGATACCATTCGAGAGATGCTATTGCGGGTCTTCTACACCGGTGTTGTTCCCTATTACGGCACCAACAAAGATCAACAAAAACGCAAGCGAAAGGATGTGGTCGCCCTGTATCCGGGTCAGCATCCGGCCCTCATCCCTCAGGATCTATTTGACCAGGTGCAAGCAGTTCGCCAGTTGCGTTATAATGCTCCAACTACACCCGGCAAAACCAGACGACATCTTGTTTATCCACTCACGGGGTTGTTACATTGCGGTAGTTGCGGTAAAACCATGCGTTCAGCCAGTAATCAGCAAGGATTACGCTATCATCGTTGTGCCACCCGTATCCAACAAAACGGGCAGTGTGATCAGATTACTGTGCTGGCCGAAGTCATTGAATGTCAGGTGGCAAATCATTTTCAGCAATTGAACCTGCCTGCTGATTGGCATTCCAGATTAATGCAGGGCATGGCCTCAGATGGGAAAAGAGAAGTCCACTATCAGACCGTGCAACAAAGCCTAATGCGAGCTAAAGAACTGTACCTGGAAGGAGACATTGATCGACCGGAATATGAACGCAGACGTTCGTTATATCGAGAGCAATTGGCCAATTTGACAAACATACCATTAAACGCTATTATAGCGGCAGGTTATTTAATAGAAAACTTCCAGACTCTCTGGGAGAAGAATGACTACAATTTAAAAAAGCAAATGCTGCGAGCATTACTCGCAGCACTTACAGTACAAGGGGATGCGCTCACTGGCTGGCAACCTAACAGCGCATTCTACCCTTTATTGAAGCACGCCCTCCCCTGGGAGGGAAGGGCGTGTCACTACGGGAGCGACGGGACTTGAACCCGCGATCTCCGGCTTGACAGGCCGGCATGTTGACCACTACACTACGCCCCCTTGTTATTTGACTTTACGGCTCGCGCCGAACTGG from Anaerolineae bacterium carries:
- a CDS encoding recombinase family protein; translated protein: MKLRAVGYRRVSTEDQAEAGHSLDAQQRAIEEFIGQKGWQLGPIYTDAGLSGRLDQRPALRQLLQGASSGHFDVVVVHAIDRFYRSLTGLLSAIELLNRHNVGFVSITENLDFTTPWGKLTLAVLGTLAEIYIDKLSAETKKGKRERARKGLYNGSIPFGYCTGCCSECADPNGPGYCPHVGRPDRGDGEHLIAHPIEAVGVRRAYKLSATGLYTDRDVADILNQQTVRYQGQNYILRPKRRPGDVRRFGPPVFGKDTIREMLLRVFYTGVVPYYGTNKDQQKRKRKDVVALYPGQHPALIPQDLFDQVQAVRQLRYNAPTTPGKTRRHLVYPLTGLLHCGSCGKTMRSASNQQGLRYHRCATRIQQNGQCDQITVLAEVIECQVANHFQQLNLPADWHSRLMQGMASDGKREVHYQTVQQSLMRAKELYLEGDIDRPEYERRRSLYREQLANLTNIPLNAIIAAGYLIENFQTLWEKNDYNLKKQMLRALLAALTVQGDALTGWQPNSAFYPLLKHALPWEGRACHYGSDGT